ATGCCTGTCCCATTTCAGAATCACATGGATGCAGTGACAGCCATCCTTTTTCAGCCCTCGTTTAGTTCACGaaaagttttttcaaaaagtgctacagtatttatcacattgaatcttacgatacgtgtatggaaaattaaatgtagacaaaaaaaaattaattgtacagtttggttgaaaattacaagacgaatgttttgagtctaattaatgaacactaattatcaaataaaaacggaaGTGCTACGCTAACCAAATTTTCAGCTTTCCGCCAACTGAACATTTAAGAGGGAGCAGAGGACAAGCGACTCGCCTGACAGCCTGCCTCTCTGCTGGATTCGCATCGGCGTGGAGGGGCGAGCCGAGAAACATCCAGCGCGCGACCCGTCCGCGCCGGACGCCCGAACGGCCAAAACCAAAACCGGGGGTCAAAACTGTCGCCCCACGTACTAACGCGACACGGGCCTCTCACTCACGGTCGCTTCCAAAACCTGACAGCGCTGTGGTTCACGCGCGCCGCTGTCGGGCTCGCCGGCCGTCACATGTCGCAAGCCGCTAGCGGTCGCCGCGGTTTTGCCAAGGCGAGATGGCCGGGATCGGCAGCTTTTGCGCCAACGTTGCACCGGCACTGTACCACTACCACGGAGCACAAACTTCGCTTGCACAACACGGTCGTCTCGGTCTTACAGCCGCTGCGCAGGTTGCCAGCCAAAATGGCACGCTGCGACGACGCCATCAATCGTGGCGCCGTGGCGCATCCACACGtaccaccaccagtccaccactcaCGCATGTACACTGACACGTCGTCGCGCCAGCGCGGGCtatttggcggcggcggcggcggccgtctcGAGCTTGCGCCACCGGGCGTCccgcacggcggcggcgacctCGGCCTCGGACCGCCGCgtggcgaggtcgtcggcgcaccGGGCGTACAGGTCGGGCGTGACCTGCTGGAGCAGGGACTTGACGCTGGCCGTCACCTGCTGCACGCACTTGCTCCAGTGCAGCTCCAGGTTGCTCTCCACGctcgccacgaacgccggcaggATCTTCTCCATCACCCCCGGCGACGCCGTCGCCAGCTCCACGAACCGCTCGTTGTTCCACACGTACAGCGCCCCCTCCGCCACCTGAAACAACACAACACGGGTTTGTGTGTCAGCTTGATTCCCACCTGGTGACGCCAGTTGTACCAGAATCCGTGAGGTTCTAAAATTCATTATTGGCGGTGGTGCTATTATGACGACAACGTCAAAGACTGTATTACACGTCAAGAAACCTGGGATCAATAGAGTGAAATCATCACCACCACTTTATAAACAGCTGCTCCTTGAAACAATTGACATCACGACTAAAGGTTTCTCAGTAGCAATCACATTTGACATTTCAATAGAGCTGGGACATGAGATGATGCGTAAAAAGGTGTCCTTTTGAAATTGAATTTACACGAACGGCGTACGTGAAGTCGACAAACTAAAGTGACGCCACTTTATAAAGTTACTTTATCGATCAACCGCTATTTCAGTGAAAGAGCTCTTTTTTCCTCCCCACATGTACCCAACTGTCTATGGTGCTGGGCCTGTGTAATGGGGCATGGCGGCATGGGGAAATGGCGGATCGCTGGAATCTGAATATCCAACATGCAGGAGTTTTTAGGAAAGTGGCCTGTCTAACGGTATGTTCAGTGATCACATTTCTAGAAACTGATCCAACTCAGTTGCAAAAACATACACACTCGGAAAATGAGTTAATAAAATCTGTGCAAACATATGTAGTCCGTGGCGTTGCAACCGGCTTACGCAAGATTTTTTTATACACGAAAAAAAGAAGCACTGGACAGATTAATAAAACAAGTAGTGCGCCAAAAAGAACCTGAGAGCTGTAGCTACTGACACAGCGGGCGATCCGGGAGCAGATGGGCACGGCGAGCTTCTGGAAGTGCTTGGGCTCGAGCACCTCGAGAATCTCCTCGAGCTCCTCGATGAGCAGCACCTCCTTCTGGCAGTTGGTCACGGGCCAGTGGCGCAGGATGTCCGTGACCACCGCGTCGGCGAGGCCCGGCTCCTTGTGCACGAACTGGAGCACGCAGTAGGCGAGCTGGCGGTGGTACGTGTGCACCCACCGCGTCCGGTGCAGCGGCAGCAGCACGCGCGCCAGGAACGCGTGGTGCTCCTCCTTGAGCGGCACGGCGAAGCCGTTGATGATGCTGCCGCAGATCTCCAGCAGCTCGGCGGCGCCGCAGTGGCGCTCGGCGGCGGGCGCCTCGTAGACGAACCGCAGGAACTCGGCGGCCATGGAGCGCCGCATGAAGGCGCGCTCGCAGGTGAGCTTGGAGTAGAGCTGGTGGTACACGGTCTTGAGCCGGTCGTGCTCCCGGGGGTCCTCGGAGCGGAACAGCGCGAGGAGGGACGAGAGGAAGGTGCGGTCCACGTGGTGGCGCAGCGTCTTGGCGTCCGACGCGGTGACCACGGACAGGAGGATGTCATACACCACCTGGAGGTGCGGCCACGACGGGGCCAGCACCATCACGTTCGTCTCCTCGTCGACGCCGTCGGGGGGCAGCAGCGCCGGGCACGCCGACGGCGGCATTTCCCGGAATAGGTTGGCGCCGACCATCTTCACAAGTGACACCATCACGCGGTGGTCCAGCGGCTGCTGATTGCTGCCCCCGCCGCTCCCGCTCGACCGGACGGCGCTCAGCACCTCGACAAGCCGCTCCCGCTTCGCGTCCCGCTCCTCCTCGCACTCGTCGTCGGCGAACGTGAACACGCGGTTGCACGAGGCGATCTTGTCGATGAGGCTGTCCGCCTCAGGCTccggcgacggcggtggcagcTTGGCCGTGCCGGGGAGCACGCCGTCCGGCTTCTCGAGCTCGAACAGGAACTTGAGCGTTGTCGACCTCCTCTTGGCTGACGGCGGCCTCAGCGCCACCACCTCCGCCGCGGCAGCGCCCATACCTTTTCGCTGGTGTTGGGCCTTGGCAGAGACAAGGTCACGGGAGAACAGCTCGCTCAGTCACAAGTCAAGTGGCCGGGAAGGTGCGCGCGCGGGTGAAGCTTAAGAGGAGCGCAAGCACGGAAGACGCCAAACGGGGCGATGCCTTCGTGGAAGCGGCTGCGCTTGGAAACGCCGCACGTTGGAGCCTCGGAGGGAACGGCAGACGCCACGCTTGGGCTTCGTCGGCTGATGGCTTTGGtcccggccgccgcgcccgcaccgCACAAGGCACAACGGCACAACAAGGGAGGGTCGGATGTGCTCCtatatggccatgcagcccgagcccgtcggCCCGGCCCGAGGCCCTTTTTTGCCTAGCCCAAGCCTGGCCCAGCCCGACGGctagcgggcccgggctggcatGGCCTGGAGGAGCAGGTCATGCCTGGGTCTTACCCCGGGCACGTGGGCCGGCACGACACGGCCCGCTTCGGAGCCGGAGGCCCGGCCTGCCAACGCCACACGGCCGCGCCCCCAGCTCACCATCCCGACTCCTCCTAACCCTATCTCCTCTTGCTGCACGCGTCCGGATCCTCCTCGGTGGCGTCCACCACCACCTCCCGTGGGCTGCCCCTTCCTCCTCCTGCCACGCGTTGGTGCGCGGCCGCCGCCACCAGTCGGATCCGCCTCATGGACGAGCACGCCGACGGCCGCCGCCACCTACCACGGCTGCCCCTGCGTCGTCCATCTCTCCCTCCTCGTGC
Above is a genomic segment from Miscanthus floridulus cultivar M001 chromosome 3, ASM1932011v1, whole genome shotgun sequence containing:
- the LOC136546672 gene encoding serine/threonine protein phosphatase 2A 57 kDa regulatory subunit B' alpha isoform-like — its product is MGAAAAEVVALRPPSAKRRSTTLKFLFELEKPDGVLPGTAKLPPPSPEPEADSLIDKIASCNRVFTFADDECEEERDAKRERLVEVLSAVRSSGSGGGSNQQPLDHRVMVSLVKMVGANLFREMPPSACPALLPPDGVDEETNVMVLAPSWPHLQVVYDILLSVVTASDAKTLRHHVDRTFLSSLLALFRSEDPREHDRLKTVYHQLYSKLTCERAFMRRSMAAEFLRFVYEAPAAERHCGAAELLEICGSIINGFAVPLKEEHHAFLARVLLPLHRTRWVHTYHRQLAYCVLQFVHKEPGLADAVVTDILRHWPVTNCQKEVLLIEELEEILEVLEPKHFQKLAVPICSRIARCVSSYSSQVAEGALYVWNNERFVELATASPGVMEKILPAFVASVESNLELHWSKCVQQVTASVKSLLQQVTPDLYARCADDLATRRSEAEVAAAVRDARWRKLETAAAAAAK